Proteins encoded within one genomic window of Acidobacteriota bacterium:
- a CDS encoding radical SAM protein, with protein sequence MATTANSVLEKISAPISVFLNITQECNMRCVYCSAEVTRPNSRKDIELSDEQYLDLVDQLVEAKVFKYVITGGEPLLRRRLVFQILDRIGRSAEVQFNSNATMINDRVAKRLAAFPGILNMVVSIDAPVEEINAITRGKGFLRKTMKGVRNLQKQGIDPKINCVLTRHNYRYIPQMVEFLKANGLRRLGILHFQPLGYGIPKASQLQLPIRERLEFNKMIRGLTEREKEVSISDQDESNWFEHENCYQQCVSHGLEKFTGRPNILPCSAGLDQANILSDGGVTPCNFFFHYRCGNVREQSFLDIWRNSPEFQRVRALRRTPNTVIEKCGGCRYNIFCQGGCRAIGHALTGSLTGHDGSCPHYQRRMSFQRPQSDGVHLPVIN encoded by the coding sequence ATGGCTACTACCGCAAACAGCGTTCTTGAAAAGATCTCGGCGCCCATCTCCGTCTTTCTCAACATAACGCAGGAATGCAACATGCGCTGCGTCTACTGTTCGGCGGAAGTGACGCGTCCCAACTCACGCAAAGACATCGAACTGAGCGACGAGCAATACCTCGACCTGGTCGATCAACTGGTGGAGGCGAAAGTCTTCAAGTACGTCATCACGGGCGGCGAGCCGCTTTTGCGGCGACGCCTGGTCTTCCAGATCCTGGACCGCATCGGCCGCAGCGCCGAGGTGCAGTTCAATAGCAACGCCACCATGATCAACGATCGCGTGGCCAAGAGGCTGGCGGCTTTCCCGGGAATCCTCAACATGGTGGTTTCCATCGACGCCCCCGTGGAAGAGATCAACGCCATCACCCGCGGGAAGGGATTCCTGAGGAAGACCATGAAGGGCGTCCGCAACCTGCAGAAGCAGGGCATCGATCCCAAGATCAACTGCGTCCTCACGCGCCATAACTACCGCTACATTCCCCAGATGGTGGAGTTTCTCAAAGCCAACGGGCTGCGTCGTCTGGGCATCCTTCACTTCCAGCCCCTGGGATATGGAATCCCCAAGGCCTCCCAACTGCAGTTGCCCATCCGGGAGCGCCTGGAATTCAACAAGATGATCCGCGGGTTGACGGAGAGGGAAAAGGAGGTCTCCATCAGCGACCAGGACGAATCCAACTGGTTCGAGCACGAGAACTGCTACCAGCAATGCGTTTCACACGGATTGGAGAAGTTCACGGGACGTCCCAACATCCTGCCTTGCAGCGCCGGCCTCGACCAAGCCAACATCCTCTCCGACGGAGGCGTTACCCCTTGCAATTTCTTCTTCCACTACCGCTGCGGCAACGTGCGCGAACAGAGCTTCCTCGACATCTGGCGCAACTCTCCCGAGTTTCAACGGGTGCGGGCGCTGCGCAGGACTCCCAACACGGTCATCGAAAAGTGCGGAGGCTGCCGTTACAATATTTTCTGCCAAGGGGGCTGCCGGGCCATCGGCCACGCCCTGACGGGCAGCCTGACGGGACATGACGGTTCCTGTCCGCACTATCAGCGGCGCATGAGTTTTCAGCGCCCCCAAAGCGACGGCGTTCACTTGCCTGTCATCAATTGA
- a CDS encoding ABC transporter permease yields MRLGADIRYALRSVLRRPVHSAIIVITLALGIGITAAVFNLVDSVLLQPLPFPEPERLVMLTETAGESPPDHDAVSSAAFLFWRDHTRAFEAVAAYDSYSPNLTGIDRPQTVQAVAVSPHIFDLLGRSPQLGRGFSQEDGRPGAERVAVISYGLWQSVWGGRREVLEKTIALDGEQYSVVGVMPADFRFMLPGISLERQPALWTPISWSAEDAANRNYYFLNVIARLKPQVELEQAQEDLRSAFLRFDETVPDPVADARRQAHVLEAKEQLLDIENLDATFAVAVTAALCVLLIACTNVVSLLLSRAVKRRKEIAIRRALGAAKSGIAAPFLSESLLLAFLSGLLGLLLVRWCVQFLLSISPMRIPRGDEIGLDWSVALFVMGLSLAVGLVNGAIALSSGASSDLRSQLADGSRRGGGEGGVAGRRLRAGLVAAQIALAVLLSIGAALLTQSFFALRLTDPGFLSEHVVTALILLPSDRYPPPQRGTPFFSRLLERLRQRPGVVAAGASNAPPLSGIKRGTSLELEGEYRGEEEPWAAYRVSSPGFFKAMGIPLIGGRALLESDEEESEPVAVISRSMAQAYWPNGDPLGKRVKIRAAGDQWHRIVGVVGDTLHRGLNAGPTPEVYVSYRQRKTTFLGIAVRSQSDPQQMAEALRSEVLAIDPDQPIYSIESMSEIVSQSVAAPRFRTLLMGSFSLLALFLALLGIYGILSYSVASRTHEMGVRMALGADGRRLRRLVVGQGMRTALAGVVVGLVAAALLANLLASLLYQVGAHDLRTFLLVPSALLLAAFVACYIPARRATRVDPLRALRD; encoded by the coding sequence ATGCGCCTGGGCGCCGACATCCGTTACGCACTGCGATCAGTGCTGCGCAGACCCGTACACAGCGCCATCATCGTCATCACCCTGGCCCTGGGAATAGGAATCACGGCCGCCGTCTTCAACCTGGTCGACAGCGTCCTGCTGCAGCCGCTTCCTTTTCCGGAGCCGGAGCGGCTGGTCATGCTGACCGAAACAGCCGGCGAGTCCCCTCCTGACCACGATGCGGTGAGTTCCGCCGCCTTTCTATTCTGGAGAGACCATACACGGGCTTTCGAGGCCGTGGCCGCTTATGATTCCTACTCGCCCAATCTGACGGGAATCGACCGTCCTCAGACGGTGCAGGCCGTGGCCGTTTCGCCGCACATTTTTGATTTGCTGGGCCGCTCACCCCAACTGGGACGGGGATTCTCTCAAGAGGACGGGCGCCCGGGGGCTGAGCGCGTGGCCGTCATCAGTTACGGGCTTTGGCAGAGCGTTTGGGGCGGCCGGCGCGAAGTGTTGGAGAAGACCATCGCCCTGGACGGCGAGCAGTACAGCGTGGTGGGCGTGATGCCGGCCGATTTCCGCTTCATGCTTCCCGGAATCAGCCTGGAGCGTCAGCCCGCCCTTTGGACGCCTATATCCTGGAGCGCGGAAGACGCCGCCAACAGGAACTACTATTTCCTCAACGTCATCGCGCGTCTCAAGCCGCAAGTGGAATTGGAGCAAGCCCAGGAGGATCTTCGCTCGGCTTTCCTGCGATTTGACGAGACGGTGCCCGATCCGGTGGCGGACGCCCGTCGCCAGGCCCATGTGCTGGAGGCCAAGGAGCAACTCCTGGACATCGAGAATCTGGACGCCACCTTCGCCGTGGCCGTAACCGCCGCCCTTTGCGTCCTCCTTATCGCCTGCACCAACGTGGTCAGCCTGTTGCTCTCCAGGGCCGTGAAACGGCGCAAGGAGATCGCCATACGCCGCGCCCTGGGGGCCGCCAAGTCTGGAATCGCCGCTCCCTTCCTGAGCGAGAGCCTGCTGCTGGCTTTCTTGAGCGGATTGTTGGGATTGCTGCTGGTGAGGTGGTGCGTCCAGTTCCTGCTCTCCATCAGCCCCATGCGCATTCCCCGCGGCGACGAGATCGGCCTGGACTGGAGCGTGGCTCTCTTCGTGATGGGACTCTCGCTGGCCGTGGGACTGGTCAACGGAGCCATCGCCTTGAGCAGCGGCGCCAGCAGCGACCTGCGCTCTCAACTGGCCGACGGCAGCCGCCGTGGCGGAGGCGAAGGCGGTGTGGCGGGGCGCCGCTTGCGGGCCGGCCTGGTGGCGGCCCAAATCGCCCTGGCCGTCTTGCTTTCCATCGGAGCCGCCCTGCTGACCCAGAGTTTTTTCGCCCTGCGCCTGACCGATCCCGGATTCCTCAGCGAGCACGTGGTGACGGCCTTGATCCTTCTGCCTTCCGACCGCTATCCGCCTCCACAGCGGGGAACGCCTTTCTTCAGCCGGCTGCTGGAGCGTCTGCGCCAACGGCCCGGCGTGGTGGCGGCAGGGGCCTCCAATGCCCCGCCGTTGTCGGGCATCAAACGGGGAACCAGCCTGGAACTGGAAGGGGAATACCGGGGAGAAGAAGAGCCCTGGGCGGCTTACCGTGTTTCTAGCCCGGGCTTTTTCAAGGCCATGGGCATTCCCCTGATCGGCGGACGGGCCTTGCTTGAAAGCGACGAGGAGGAGTCCGAGCCGGTGGCCGTTATCAGCCGCAGCATGGCCCAAGCCTACTGGCCCAACGGCGATCCGCTGGGGAAGCGCGTCAAGATTCGCGCCGCCGGCGACCAATGGCACCGCATCGTGGGCGTGGTGGGAGATACTTTGCACCGGGGATTAAACGCTGGGCCTACGCCTGAAGTCTACGTCTCTTACCGGCAACGGAAAACCACCTTTCTGGGCATTGCCGTGCGCTCCCAAAGCGACCCTCAACAGATGGCCGAGGCTCTGCGTTCCGAGGTCTTGGCCATCGATCCCGACCAACCCATCTACAGCATCGAGTCGATGTCGGAGATCGTTTCCCAGTCGGTGGCGGCACCCCGCTTCCGCACCCTGCTGATGGGATCGTTTTCCCTGCTGGCTCTCTTTCTGGCCCTCTTGGGCATCTATGGCATCCTTTCTTACTCGGTGGCCAGCCGGACTCATGAAATGGGCGTCCGCATGGCCTTAGGCGCCGATGGACGCCGCCTCCGAAGGCTGGTGGTGGGCCAGGGGATGCGCACCGCCCTGGCCGGGGTCGTCGTCGGCCTGGTGGCAGCGGCCTTGCTGGCCAACCTCCTGGCCAGCCTGCTCTACCAGGTGGGTGCTCACGACCTGCGGACCTTCCTGCTGGTCCCCTCCGCGCTCCTGCTGGCCGCCTTTGTCGCCTGCTACATCCCCGCCCGCCGCGCCACCCGCGTCGACCCCCTGCGCGCCCTGCGAGACTAA
- a CDS encoding ABC transporter ATP-binding protein — protein sequence MLARKLFNRLGLSIDPLILKRFLPYLKPFRRLLAGASLLLLAASVLQLSTPLLTGYIIDRILAEKRAEILTLIIPLILLLTVAYLLSNIVRAYMLMKLRYRLSLKLHQHQLRQLARLSFTFTCQKETGYLATRVTEDAGGVLDFVTGDLVSFLHKVFTLLAALAAMAWLSWRTALLSVLVIPAYVLLGSIFVDRLRRLSREGLETSAQRQKVLHESLAGMYTVNACAAEAPMLGRFLQSQTKLVRVQMRQFWISSKVTLTRSLVAASGPLIVLWYGGMEVIAGRMSIGGLIAFSAVFGYLFEAAKSLSTTHLTLQKVIVSLERLLEILDRKPAIEAASHPRVLHRVEQGIHFEEVGFSYDGSRQALKGLNLWVPAGKIVALAGHSGAGKTTIAHLLMRFYDPQEGRILIDGCDLKSFSLRSLRRKIALVPQDVFLFSMSVEDNIRLGDPSAGFSRVERAARLANAHEFITRLPHGYRTPVGERGTTLSGGQRQRIAIARALLMEPQVLLLDEAVSAVDGTSEQKICETVRRLNAEEDLTILTIAHRLSTIQQSDRIYLIREGCAVAQGSHHVLIRNSPDYAELIRFQYGEAEAPFDKSLARAG from the coding sequence ATGCTAGCACGAAAACTCTTCAACAGGCTCGGGCTCTCCATCGACCCGCTTATCCTCAAGCGTTTTCTCCCTTACCTGAAACCTTTCAGGCGGCTGCTGGCGGGAGCCTCTCTCTTGCTGCTGGCGGCCAGTGTCCTGCAATTATCCACGCCGCTTCTCACCGGCTACATCATCGACCGCATCTTGGCCGAGAAACGAGCTGAGATCCTGACCCTGATCATTCCTCTGATCCTTCTGCTGACGGTCGCCTATCTTCTTTCTAATATCGTTCGCGCTTACATGCTGATGAAGCTGAGATATCGGCTCTCCCTGAAATTGCATCAGCACCAGCTTCGCCAACTGGCGCGCCTCTCCTTCACATTTACTTGCCAAAAAGAGACCGGCTACCTGGCCACCCGCGTAACCGAAGACGCCGGCGGGGTGCTGGATTTCGTCACCGGCGATCTGGTCTCATTCCTGCACAAGGTGTTTACCCTGCTGGCCGCGCTGGCGGCCATGGCCTGGCTGAGCTGGCGGACGGCCCTCTTGTCGGTGCTGGTGATTCCTGCCTACGTCTTGCTGGGATCCATCTTCGTCGACCGCTTGCGGCGCTTGAGCCGGGAAGGGCTGGAAACCAGCGCTCAGCGTCAGAAAGTCCTGCACGAGTCACTGGCCGGCATGTATACGGTCAATGCCTGTGCCGCCGAGGCGCCCATGCTGGGACGCTTTCTGCAATCCCAGACCAAGCTGGTGCGGGTTCAGATGCGCCAGTTCTGGATCAGCTCCAAAGTCACGCTGACGCGCAGCCTGGTGGCGGCCTCGGGACCTCTGATCGTTCTCTGGTACGGCGGAATGGAAGTGATTGCCGGCCGCATGAGCATCGGTGGCCTGATCGCCTTCAGCGCCGTCTTCGGATACCTTTTCGAGGCGGCCAAGTCACTCAGCACGACCCATCTGACGCTGCAAAAGGTCATCGTTTCCCTGGAGCGTCTCTTGGAAATCCTCGACCGCAAGCCGGCAATAGAAGCCGCCTCCCATCCTCGCGTCCTGCACCGGGTCGAGCAGGGAATCCATTTTGAGGAGGTGGGGTTCAGCTATGACGGTTCCCGCCAGGCCCTCAAGGGATTGAACCTGTGGGTCCCGGCGGGCAAGATCGTAGCCCTTGCCGGCCACAGCGGAGCCGGCAAGACTACCATCGCCCACCTGCTGATGCGCTTTTACGACCCCCAAGAGGGCAGGATCCTCATCGACGGCTGCGACTTGAAGAGCTTTTCGCTGCGCTCGCTGCGGCGCAAGATCGCCCTGGTTCCTCAGGACGTCTTCCTCTTCTCCATGAGCGTGGAAGACAACATCCGCCTGGGCGATCCCTCGGCCGGCTTTTCCAGAGTGGAGCGGGCCGCCCGTTTGGCCAACGCCCATGAGTTCATCACCCGCCTTCCCCATGGCTACCGTACTCCCGTAGGAGAAAGGGGGACAACGCTTTCCGGTGGACAGAGACAGCGCATCGCCATTGCCCGAGCCCTGCTCATGGAACCCCAGGTGCTGCTCTTGGACGAGGCGGTTTCGGCGGTGGACGGCACCTCTGAGCAGAAGATCTGCGAGACGGTGCGCCGGCTCAACGCCGAGGAGGATCTGACTATCCTGACCATCGCTCACAGGCTGTCCACCATCCAGCAGTCGGACCGCATCTACCTGATCCGGGAGGGATGCGCCGTGGCGCAAGGCAGCCATCACGTTTTGATCAGGAACAGTCCCGACTACGCCGAACTGATTCGATTCCAGTACGGCGAGGCCGAGGCCCCTTTCGACAAGTCGCTTGCCCGGGCGGGATAA